The following coding sequences lie in one Variovorax terrae genomic window:
- the dcd gene encoding dCTP deaminase translates to MSIKSDKWIRRMAEQHGMIEPFEPGQIREREGHKIISYGTSSYGYDIRCAPEFKVFTNIHSTVVDPKNFDEKSFVDFHGDSCIIPPNSFALARTMEYFRIPRNVLTICLGKSTYARCGIIVNVTPFEPEWEGYVTLEFSNTTPLPARIYAGEGCAQVLFFESDEVCEVSYKDRGGKYQGQRGVTLPKA, encoded by the coding sequence ATGAGTATCAAAAGCGACAAATGGATCCGCCGCATGGCTGAGCAGCACGGCATGATCGAACCCTTCGAGCCCGGGCAGATCCGCGAGCGCGAGGGCCACAAGATCATCAGCTACGGCACCAGCAGCTACGGCTACGACATCCGCTGCGCGCCCGAATTCAAGGTGTTCACCAACATCCACAGCACCGTGGTCGATCCCAAGAACTTCGACGAGAAGAGCTTCGTCGACTTCCATGGCGACAGCTGCATCATCCCGCCCAACAGCTTCGCGCTGGCGCGCACGATGGAGTACTTCCGCATCCCGCGCAACGTGCTGACCATCTGCCTGGGCAAGAGCACCTATGCGCGCTGCGGCATCATCGTCAACGTCACGCCGTTCGAGCCCGAGTGGGAAGGCTACGTCACGCTGGAGTTCTCCAACACCACGCCGCTGCCGGCCCGGATCTACGCCGGCGAGGGCTGCGCGCAGGTGCTGTTCTTCGAGAGCGACGAGGTCTGCGAGGTCAGCTACAAGGACCGCGGCGGCAAATACCAGGGCCAGCGCGGCGTCACCCTGCCCAAGGCCTGA
- a CDS encoding delta(1)-pyrroline-2-carboxylate reductase family protein has product MTSALLLDPDATAARLPYPALVAETAALLQDTSVQVPERRVQPLPGGGSLFVMPALDSRVAITKLITFTPANAGTGRPAIQGDVVVFDVATGERRLILDGPTVTARRTAAVSALAAQTLAPNRSGPLLIVGAGVQGRAHLEAFAQTLGVARVVIASRSDASAQALAQHARALGLKARVTQDADAALADCPLAVTCTPASGVVLRAAPRADGFLCAVGAFTPRMVELGPELCRHVAAQGTIVVDTGDALHEAGDLLQAGLDVAALPTLGGWLRQPSPARAGPVLFKSCGWAGWDLAAARTALRGL; this is encoded by the coding sequence ATGACTTCTGCGCTTCTGCTGGACCCCGACGCCACCGCCGCCCGCCTGCCCTACCCGGCCCTGGTGGCCGAAACCGCCGCCCTGCTGCAGGACACCTCGGTGCAGGTGCCCGAGCGCCGGGTCCAGCCGCTGCCCGGCGGCGGCAGCCTGTTCGTGATGCCGGCACTGGACAGCCGGGTCGCCATCACCAAGCTCATCACCTTCACGCCGGCCAACGCGGGCACCGGCCGCCCGGCGATCCAGGGCGACGTGGTGGTGTTCGACGTGGCCACCGGCGAGCGCCGGCTGATCCTGGACGGCCCGACCGTCACGGCGCGGCGCACGGCGGCGGTGTCGGCGCTGGCCGCGCAAACGCTGGCGCCGAACCGCAGCGGCCCGCTGCTGATCGTCGGGGCCGGCGTGCAGGGCCGGGCGCACCTGGAGGCCTTTGCGCAGACGCTGGGGGTGGCCCGCGTGGTGATCGCCTCGCGCAGCGACGCCAGCGCCCAGGCCCTGGCGCAGCACGCCCGCGCGCTCGGCCTCAAAGCCCGGGTCACGCAGGATGCCGATGCCGCGCTGGCCGACTGCCCGCTGGCCGTCACCTGCACCCCCGCCAGCGGCGTGGTACTGCGCGCGGCGCCGCGCGCCGACGGCTTCCTGTGCGCGGTGGGCGCCTTCACGCCGCGGATGGTGGAGCTGGGGCCCGAGCTGTGCCGCCATGTCGCCGCGCAGGGCACGATCGTGGTGGACACGGGCGATGCGCTGCACGAGGCCGGCGACCTGCTGCAGGCCGGGCTGGACGTCGCGGCGCTGCCCACGCTCGGCGGCTGGCTGCGTCAGCCGTCCCCGGCGCGCGCGGGGCCGGTGCTGTTCAAGAGCTGCGGCTGGGCCGGCTGGGATCTGGCCGCGGCCCGGACCGCCCTGCGCGGCCTCTAG
- a CDS encoding aromatic ring-hydroxylating oxygenase subunit alpha gives MIEETFWHPVALSSDVASAPVAARLLERDLVLWRDGTGALQAWADQCPHRGARLSLGRVQDGRLECPYHGWQFEASGRCVQVPALPAFTPPATHCAHRFAAQEAHGLVWVRLAEGSEALPGFAAESDARLRKLNCGPYDVAASAPRIVENFLDMSHFGFVHEGWLGARSATAIDDYQVEATATGLRATGCKAWQPQSNLHSTAPAQVEYGYEVNAPYTAILTKVPEAATVAIDGYRESIALFICPLAPELSRVWFRLAVADFDSPDDKLRAFQHTIFTQDQPVLESQRPRRLPLDLRAELHTAADKASSAYRRHLKHLGITFGVC, from the coding sequence ATGATCGAAGAGACTTTCTGGCACCCCGTAGCGCTCTCGTCTGACGTGGCGAGCGCGCCCGTGGCCGCGCGGCTGCTGGAGCGCGACCTGGTGCTGTGGCGCGACGGCACGGGCGCGCTGCAGGCCTGGGCCGACCAGTGCCCGCACCGCGGCGCCCGGCTGTCGCTGGGCCGCGTGCAGGACGGGCGGCTCGAGTGCCCGTACCACGGCTGGCAGTTCGAGGCCTCGGGGCGCTGCGTGCAGGTGCCGGCGCTGCCGGCTTTCACGCCGCCGGCCACGCACTGCGCGCACCGCTTCGCGGCGCAGGAAGCCCATGGGCTGGTGTGGGTGCGGCTGGCCGAGGGGAGCGAGGCGCTGCCCGGGTTCGCCGCCGAGTCCGACGCGCGCCTGCGCAAGCTCAACTGCGGGCCCTACGACGTGGCCGCCAGCGCGCCGCGCATCGTCGAGAACTTCCTGGACATGTCGCACTTCGGCTTCGTGCACGAGGGCTGGCTCGGCGCGCGCAGCGCCACCGCCATCGACGACTACCAAGTGGAGGCCACCGCCACCGGCCTGCGGGCCACCGGCTGCAAGGCCTGGCAGCCGCAGTCCAACCTGCATTCCACCGCGCCGGCGCAGGTGGAATACGGCTACGAGGTCAACGCGCCCTACACCGCCATCCTGACCAAGGTGCCCGAGGCCGCCACCGTGGCCATCGACGGCTACCGCGAATCGATCGCGCTGTTCATCTGCCCGCTGGCGCCCGAGCTGAGCCGCGTCTGGTTCCGCCTGGCCGTGGCCGATTTCGATTCGCCCGACGACAAGCTGCGCGCGTTCCAGCACACCATTTTCACGCAGGACCAGCCGGTGCTGGAATCGCAGCGGCCCAGGCGCCTGCCGCTGGACCTGCGCGCCGAACTGCACACGGCGGCAGACAAGGCCTCCTCGGCCTACCGCCGCCACCTGAAACACCTTGGCATCACGTTTGGAGTGTGTTGA
- a CDS encoding BMP family ABC transporter substrate-binding protein, translating into MTDLKKRSLLKVAALSAVAAAALVGCGKKEEPAPAPAPAPAAAPAPAKPEPLKIAFAYVGPVGDGGWTFAHDNARKALEKEFGDKIVTSFVEKVPESADAERVLRDMAAQGNKLIFGTTFGYMEPMLKVAADNKEVKFEHATGYKTADNMRTYDSRTYEGAYMAGVVAGKMSKSGTLGVVGSVPIPEVIRNINSFTLGAQSVNPKVKTKVVWVNDWFNPPKETEAATALINGGADVLFQNTDSSAVLQTAEKMNKRAFGWDSDMTAYGPKAHLASAVINWTPYYIKTTKDVLDGKWTTGQSWWGVKEGAIDLVSIAADVPDDTKAKIADIKKGLSDGSFAIWKGPILDNTGKEVVAKDAVADDKFLGGINFYVKGVEGKVPGGDKK; encoded by the coding sequence ATGACTGACCTGAAGAAACGTTCCCTGCTCAAAGTCGCCGCCCTGTCCGCGGTGGCTGCAGCGGCCCTCGTGGGTTGCGGCAAGAAGGAAGAGCCCGCACCCGCTCCGGCACCGGCCCCTGCCGCCGCCCCGGCGCCGGCCAAGCCCGAGCCGCTGAAGATCGCTTTCGCCTACGTCGGCCCGGTGGGCGACGGCGGCTGGACGTTTGCGCACGACAACGCGCGCAAGGCCCTGGAGAAGGAATTCGGCGACAAGATCGTGACCAGCTTCGTCGAGAAGGTGCCCGAGTCGGCCGACGCCGAGCGCGTGCTGCGCGACATGGCCGCGCAAGGCAACAAGCTGATCTTCGGCACCACTTTCGGCTACATGGAGCCCATGCTCAAGGTCGCGGCCGACAACAAGGAAGTGAAGTTCGAGCATGCCACCGGCTACAAGACGGCCGACAACATGCGCACCTACGACAGCCGCACCTACGAGGGTGCCTACATGGCAGGCGTGGTGGCCGGCAAGATGAGCAAGAGCGGCACGCTGGGCGTGGTCGGCTCGGTGCCGATCCCCGAGGTGATCCGCAACATCAACAGCTTCACGCTGGGTGCGCAGTCGGTCAACCCCAAGGTCAAGACCAAGGTGGTCTGGGTCAATGACTGGTTCAACCCGCCCAAGGAAACCGAGGCCGCCACCGCGCTGATCAACGGCGGCGCCGACGTGCTGTTCCAGAACACCGACTCGTCCGCCGTGCTGCAGACCGCCGAGAAGATGAACAAGCGCGCCTTCGGCTGGGACAGCGACATGACCGCCTACGGCCCCAAGGCCCACCTGGCGTCGGCCGTCATCAACTGGACCCCGTACTACATCAAGACCACCAAGGACGTGCTGGACGGCAAGTGGACCACGGGCCAGAGCTGGTGGGGCGTGAAGGAAGGCGCGATCGACCTCGTGTCCATCGCCGCCGACGTGCCGGACGACACCAAGGCCAAGATCGCCGACATCAAGAAGGGCCTGAGCGACGGCAGCTTCGCGATCTGGAAGGGTCCGATCCTGGACAACACCGGCAAGGAAGTGGTGGCCAAGGACGCCGTGGCGGACGACAAGTTCCTGGGCGGCATCAATTTCTACGTCAAGGGTGTGGAAGGCAAGGTCCCCGGCGGCGACAAGAAGTAG
- a CDS encoding ABC transporter permease: MLKLEPRPQPSRLWSFSSPLLALAITVVLGVLLFAALGKDPVKGLQVFFWEPIKTPYALGELMVKATPLLIIALGLAVCFRSNVWNIGAEGQFVIGAVAAGGVALLADKTTGGWIVIAVLLAGVLGGMAWAGLTALLRDRFNANEILVSLMLVYVADMVLSYLVYGPWKDPAGYNFPQTKTFEAATQIPRLMQGSRVSIGLLIGLLGAGALWVFLFRTRAGFAQQVGGLAPAAARYAGFSSRRALWTALLVSGGAAGLAGALEVAGPIGQLTPYVPAGYGFAAIIVAFVGRLHPAGMVFSAILMSMFYIGGELAQSRLGLPKSITGVFQGLLLFTLLACDTLIAYRIKFTGASQGEVR; this comes from the coding sequence ATGCTTAAGCTCGAACCCCGTCCCCAGCCGTCCCGGCTCTGGAGCTTCAGCTCGCCCCTGCTGGCGCTGGCGATCACCGTGGTGCTCGGCGTGCTGCTGTTCGCCGCCCTGGGCAAGGACCCGGTCAAGGGCCTGCAGGTGTTCTTCTGGGAACCCATCAAGACGCCCTACGCCCTGGGCGAGCTGATGGTCAAGGCCACGCCGCTGCTGATCATCGCGCTGGGGCTGGCCGTGTGCTTTCGCTCCAACGTCTGGAACATCGGCGCCGAAGGCCAGTTCGTGATCGGCGCGGTGGCGGCCGGCGGCGTGGCGCTGCTGGCCGACAAGACCACCGGCGGCTGGATCGTGATCGCCGTGCTGCTGGCCGGCGTGCTCGGCGGCATGGCCTGGGCCGGCCTCACGGCGCTGCTGCGCGACCGCTTCAACGCCAACGAGATCCTGGTCAGCCTGATGCTGGTCTACGTGGCCGACATGGTGCTGAGCTACCTGGTCTACGGCCCCTGGAAGGACCCGGCCGGCTACAACTTCCCGCAGACCAAGACCTTCGAGGCCGCCACCCAGATCCCGCGGCTGATGCAGGGCTCGCGCGTGAGCATCGGCCTGCTGATCGGGCTGCTGGGTGCGGGCGCGCTGTGGGTGTTCCTGTTCCGCACGCGCGCCGGCTTCGCGCAGCAGGTGGGCGGGCTGGCGCCGGCGGCGGCGCGCTACGCGGGCTTCTCCTCGCGCCGCGCGCTGTGGACGGCGCTGCTGGTCTCGGGCGGCGCGGCCGGCCTGGCCGGGGCGCTCGAGGTGGCGGGCCCGATCGGCCAGCTCACGCCCTATGTGCCGGCGGGCTACGGCTTCGCCGCCATCATCGTGGCCTTTGTCGGGCGGCTGCACCCGGCGGGCATGGTGTTCTCGGCCATCCTGATGAGCATGTTCTACATCGGCGGCGAACTCGCGCAGTCGCGCCTGGGCCTGCCCAAATCCATCACCGGCGTGTTCCAGGGCCTGTTGCTGTTCACGCTGCTGGCCTGTGACACGCTGATCGCCTACCGCATCAAGTTCACCGGCGCCAGCCAGGGAGAGGTCCGCTGA
- a CDS encoding BMP family ABC transporter substrate-binding protein, which translates to MYKNLAATLVAACCLSPAFSQTPEPARAPLKIGFVYVTPITDAGWVRQHEEGRKAVEAALGSKVKTTYVEDVPEGADAERVIRDLAQQGNQLIFTPSFGYMEPTLKVAKDFPDVKFESITGYKTAPNVSVANARYYEGRYLAGIAAGRMTKTNVAGYVAGFPIPEVLQGINAFTLGMRSVNPKASVRVVWLNAWFDPPRERDAAMTLFNQNADVIAFHTGSTAVMAAAQERGKMAVAYHSDMRRIAPDAQIVAVTHQWGGYYTQRARAVLDGSWKPGKVWGGVKEGMIRVGDFGSRVPAAVQAEVLARQKDIGAGRLHPFHATAAVRDNEGRVAIPAGSTLGDEQILNMNWLVEGVQGKVTR; encoded by the coding sequence ATGTATAAAAACCTCGCTGCCACGCTCGTGGCCGCTTGTTGTTTATCTCCCGCTTTTTCCCAGACCCCCGAGCCCGCCAGGGCCCCGCTGAAGATCGGCTTCGTCTATGTCACGCCGATCACCGACGCCGGCTGGGTGCGCCAGCACGAGGAGGGCCGCAAGGCCGTCGAGGCGGCCCTGGGCAGCAAGGTCAAGACCACCTATGTGGAAGACGTGCCCGAGGGGGCCGACGCCGAGCGCGTGATCCGCGACCTCGCGCAGCAGGGCAACCAGCTCATCTTCACGCCCAGCTTCGGCTACATGGAGCCCACGCTCAAGGTGGCCAAGGACTTTCCCGATGTGAAGTTCGAGTCCATCACCGGCTACAAGACCGCGCCCAATGTCTCGGTGGCCAATGCGCGCTACTACGAGGGCCGCTACCTCGCAGGCATCGCGGCCGGCCGCATGACGAAGACCAATGTGGCGGGCTACGTGGCGGGCTTTCCGATCCCCGAGGTGCTGCAGGGCATCAACGCCTTCACGCTGGGCATGCGCTCGGTGAACCCGAAGGCCTCGGTCCGGGTGGTCTGGCTCAACGCCTGGTTCGATCCGCCGCGCGAGCGCGACGCCGCCATGACGCTGTTCAACCAGAACGCGGACGTGATCGCCTTCCACACCGGCTCCACCGCCGTGATGGCCGCCGCGCAGGAGCGCGGCAAGATGGCCGTGGCTTACCACTCCGACATGCGCCGGATCGCGCCCGACGCGCAGATCGTCGCCGTCACGCACCAGTGGGGCGGCTACTACACGCAGCGGGCCCGCGCCGTGCTCGACGGCAGTTGGAAGCCCGGCAAGGTCTGGGGCGGCGTGAAGGAAGGCATGATCCGCGTCGGCGATTTCGGCTCTAGGGTGCCCGCCGCCGTGCAGGCCGAGGTGCTGGCGCGGCAGAAGGACATCGGCGCGGGCCGGCTGCACCCGTTTCACGCGACGGCGGCGGTGCGCGACAACGAAGGCCGGGTGGCCATCCCGGCCGGCAGCACGCTCGGCGACGAGCAGATTCTCAACATGAACTGGCTGGTCGAAGGGGTGCAGGGCAAGGTCACCCGCTGA
- a CDS encoding ABC transporter ATP-binding protein, producing MSTPRLQLAHITKRYPAVVANSDVSLTVRSGEIHAVLGENGAGKSTLMKIIYGSVKPDEGSVMFNGAPVHIRNPQEARALGISMVFQHFSLFDTLTVAENVWLGLSKSLTLGEVAHSITAKAAEYGLDIDPTRPVHTLSVGEMQRVEIIRALLTNPKLLILDEPTSVLTPQAVEKLFVVLKKLASEGCSILYISHKLHEIRELCSACTVLRGGKVTGVCNPQQESNASLSRLMIGAEPPALEHHSARAGDTVLSVQSLSLGRESAFGVDLDGISLEVRAGEVVGIAGVSGNGQQELLYALSGEDRRAGAAMIRIQGQAAGHFGPGRRRALGVHFVPEERLGRGAVPTLGLAHNLLLTRGNAVGRGGWIRVGALERQAADIIRRFNVKAGGPNAAARSLSGGNLQKFIVGREIDAKPKLLIVSQPTWGVDVGAAAQIRGEILALRDAGCAVLVVSEELDELFEISDRLHVIAKGRLSPSIPRAAATVTQIGEWMSGLWSAAPAGEVAHA from the coding sequence ATGAGCACCCCCCGACTCCAACTGGCGCACATCACCAAGCGCTATCCGGCCGTGGTGGCCAACAGCGACGTCTCGCTGACCGTCCGGTCCGGCGAGATCCATGCCGTGCTGGGCGAGAACGGCGCTGGCAAATCGACGCTGATGAAGATCATCTACGGCTCCGTCAAGCCCGACGAAGGCAGCGTGATGTTCAACGGCGCGCCGGTGCACATCCGCAACCCGCAGGAGGCGCGCGCCCTGGGCATCAGCATGGTGTTCCAGCACTTCAGCCTGTTCGACACGCTGACCGTGGCCGAGAACGTCTGGCTCGGCCTGAGCAAGAGCCTCACGCTGGGCGAGGTGGCGCACAGCATCACCGCCAAGGCCGCCGAGTACGGCCTGGACATCGACCCGACGCGCCCGGTCCACACCCTGAGCGTGGGCGAGATGCAGCGCGTGGAGATCATCCGCGCGCTGCTGACCAACCCCAAGCTGCTGATCCTGGACGAGCCGACCTCGGTGCTCACGCCGCAGGCCGTGGAGAAGCTGTTCGTGGTGCTCAAGAAGCTCGCCTCCGAGGGCTGCAGCATCCTCTACATCAGCCACAAGCTGCACGAGATCCGCGAGCTGTGCAGCGCCTGCACCGTGCTGCGCGGCGGCAAGGTCACGGGCGTCTGCAACCCGCAGCAGGAAAGCAACGCCTCGCTCAGTCGCCTGATGATCGGCGCCGAGCCGCCGGCGCTGGAGCACCACAGCGCCCGGGCCGGCGACACCGTGCTGAGCGTGCAGTCGCTGAGCCTGGGGCGCGAATCGGCCTTCGGCGTCGATCTGGACGGCATCTCGCTGGAGGTGCGCGCCGGCGAGGTGGTGGGCATCGCCGGGGTGTCGGGCAACGGCCAGCAGGAACTGCTGTACGCGCTGTCGGGCGAGGACCGGCGCGCTGGCGCCGCCATGATCCGCATCCAGGGCCAGGCGGCCGGGCACTTCGGCCCGGGCCGGCGGCGCGCGCTGGGCGTGCATTTCGTGCCCGAGGAGCGGCTGGGCCGCGGCGCCGTGCCCACGCTGGGGCTGGCGCACAACCTGCTGCTGACCCGCGGCAACGCGGTCGGGCGCGGCGGCTGGATCCGGGTGGGCGCGCTGGAGCGCCAGGCGGCGGACATCATCCGGCGCTTCAACGTCAAGGCCGGCGGCCCGAACGCGGCGGCGCGCTCGCTGTCGGGCGGCAACCTGCAGAAATTCATCGTCGGGCGCGAGATCGACGCCAAGCCGAAGCTGCTGATCGTCTCGCAGCCGACCTGGGGCGTGGACGTGGGCGCGGCGGCGCAGATCCGCGGCGAGATCCTGGCGCTGCGCGACGCCGGCTGCGCGGTGCTGGTGGTGAGCGAGGAGCTGGACGAGCTGTTCGAGATCAGCGACCGGCTGCACGTGATCGCCAAGGGGCGGCTGTCGCCCTCGATCCCGCGCGCCGCCGCCACGGTGACGCAGATCGGCGAATGGATGTCGGGCCTGTGGAGTGCGGCCCCTGCCGGCGAGGTGGCCCATGCTTAA
- the guaD gene encoding guanine deaminase: MKAYRAAILRFADDRSALYEEDGLLVVGPDAQGRPVVRAVGPYRALAGNFPGVAVEHLPGRIIAPGFVDMHIHYPQTDVIGSPAPGLLPWLEHYTFPHESRFHDEAYAAGVARFFLDELARNGVTTALAFATSHPASVQALMSEARARRLRLITGKVLQDRHSPDGVRDQTEQSLLDTEALIQQWHGVDRLGYAITPRFAPSCSEAQLRGAAALAAKYPDVWIQSHVAENLDEVRWARELFPRSRSYLAIYDDFGLMRERAVYAHCIHFDDEDRALMRATGTAAAVSPTSNLFLGSGFFDYAGADRAGFRYGLASDVGGGTSFSPFRTMLAAYCVGREGQTKPGLSLTPGQLWWQHTAGAAQALGLEGVVGNLQPGCEADFIVLNPAATPLLARKTGQAGSLDELLFGLIVLGDDRLVEKTVIS; the protein is encoded by the coding sequence ATGAAAGCCTACCGCGCCGCCATCCTGCGTTTTGCCGACGACCGATCCGCTCTGTATGAGGAGGACGGCCTGCTGGTCGTCGGCCCCGACGCGCAGGGCCGGCCGGTGGTGCGCGCCGTCGGGCCCTACCGCGCGCTGGCCGGCAACTTTCCCGGCGTGGCGGTCGAGCACCTGCCCGGGCGCATCATCGCGCCCGGTTTCGTGGACATGCACATCCACTACCCGCAGACCGACGTGATCGGCTCGCCCGCGCCGGGCCTGCTGCCCTGGCTCGAGCACTACACCTTCCCGCACGAGAGCCGCTTCCACGACGAGGCCTATGCCGCGGGCGTGGCGCGCTTCTTCCTCGACGAACTCGCGCGCAACGGCGTCACCACGGCGCTGGCCTTCGCCACCTCGCACCCGGCCTCCGTCCAGGCGCTGATGAGCGAGGCGCGCGCGCGCCGGCTGCGCCTGATCACCGGCAAGGTGCTGCAGGACCGCCACTCGCCCGACGGCGTGCGCGACCAGACCGAGCAGAGCCTGCTCGACACCGAGGCCCTGATCCAGCAGTGGCACGGCGTGGACCGCCTGGGCTACGCCATCACGCCGCGCTTTGCGCCCAGCTGCAGCGAGGCCCAGCTGCGCGGCGCCGCCGCCCTGGCGGCGAAATACCCCGACGTGTGGATCCAGTCCCACGTGGCCGAGAACCTCGACGAGGTGCGCTGGGCGCGCGAGCTGTTCCCGCGCTCGCGCAGCTACCTGGCCATCTATGACGACTTCGGCCTGATGCGCGAGCGCGCGGTCTACGCCCACTGCATCCACTTCGACGACGAAGACCGCGCCCTCATGCGCGCCACCGGCACGGCGGCCGCCGTCAGCCCCACCAGCAACCTGTTCCTGGGCAGCGGCTTCTTCGACTACGCCGGCGCCGACCGCGCGGGCTTTCGCTACGGCCTGGCCAGCGACGTGGGCGGCGGCACCAGCTTCAGCCCGTTCCGCACCATGCTGGCGGCCTACTGCGTGGGCCGCGAGGGCCAGACCAAGCCCGGCCTCTCGCTCACCCCTGGCCAGCTCTGGTGGCAGCACACGGCCGGCGCGGCCCAGGCCTTGGGCCTGGAGGGCGTGGTCGGCAACCTGCAGCCCGGCTGCGAGGCCGATTTCATCGTGCTCAACCCGGCCGCCACGCCGCTGCTGGCGCGCAAGACGGGGCAGGCCGGCAGCCTCGATGAGCTGCTGTTCGGCCTGATCGTGCTGGGCGACGACCGGCTGGTCGAAAAAACCGTGATTTCATAG
- a CDS encoding ABC transporter permease encodes MESYALLLAATLSAGTVLAIAALGLLINEKAGIVNLGAEGMMLCAAIAGFATVVHTGNDWLGFAAGMGAGALLAAIFGVLVIWLNTNQYATGLALSLFGAGFSAFAGIKYVQEKLPERPQFSLPLLGDIPLAGPALFRQHPMVYFGVALALGLIWFLYRSRTGLVLRSVGESPESAHALGYPVRRIRLAAVVAGGALCGLAGAYISVIYTPLWVEGMVAGKGWIALALTTFATWRPARVLLGAYLFGGVTMLQFHLQGMGVDIPSQFLTMLPYLATIVVLALISRNPAWIRANMPASLGKPFYPGS; translated from the coding sequence ATGGAATCCTATGCACTGCTCCTCGCGGCCACGCTCAGCGCCGGCACCGTGCTGGCCATCGCGGCCCTGGGCCTGCTGATCAACGAGAAGGCCGGCATCGTCAACCTCGGCGCCGAAGGCATGATGCTGTGCGCCGCCATCGCCGGCTTTGCCACCGTGGTGCACACCGGCAACGACTGGCTGGGCTTTGCCGCCGGCATGGGCGCGGGCGCGCTGCTGGCCGCCATCTTCGGCGTGCTGGTGATCTGGCTCAACACCAACCAGTACGCCACCGGCCTGGCGCTGAGCCTGTTCGGCGCGGGTTTCTCGGCCTTTGCGGGCATCAAGTATGTGCAGGAGAAGCTGCCCGAGCGGCCGCAGTTCTCCCTGCCGCTGCTGGGCGACATCCCGCTGGCGGGGCCGGCGCTGTTCCGCCAGCATCCGATGGTGTATTTCGGGGTGGCGCTGGCGCTGGGCCTGATCTGGTTCCTGTACCGCTCGCGCACGGGCCTGGTGCTGCGCTCGGTGGGCGAGTCGCCCGAGTCGGCCCACGCATTGGGCTACCCGGTGCGGCGCATCCGGCTGGCCGCCGTGGTGGCCGGCGGCGCGCTGTGCGGGCTGGCCGGCGCCTACATCTCGGTGATCTACACCCCGCTGTGGGTCGAAGGCATGGTGGCGGGCAAGGGCTGGATCGCGCTGGCGCTCACCACCTTCGCCACCTGGCGCCCGGCACGCGTGTTGCTTGGGGCCTACCTGTTCGGCGGTGTGACCATGCTGCAGTTCCACCTGCAGGGCATGGGGGTGGACATCCCCAGCCAGTTCCTGACCATGCTGCCCTACCTGGCCACCATCGTGGTGCTGGCGCTGATTTCGCGCAATCCGGCGTGGATTCGCGCCAACATGCCGGCATCGCTTGGAAAACCCTTTTATCCCGGCTCATAA
- a CDS encoding adenosine deaminase, with amino-acid sequence MTSPLPTIRPVAAERLPELLRRMPKAELHIHIEGSLEPELIFALAQRNGVALPYASVEDLRKAYAFTNLQSFLDIYYAGASVLLKEQDFYDMAWAYFERAAADNVAHAEIFFDPQTHTARGVAMETVINGLHRACVEAGPKLGVSAALILCFLRHLSEEDAFATLEQALPFRDQFIGVGLDSSELGHPPEKFARVFARCRELGLHRVAHAGEEGPPAYVWSALDVLKVERIDHGVQSAKDPALMQRLAQDRIPLTVCPLSNLKLCVVPSLAQHNLGALLDAGLVATVNSDDPAYFGGYMNENFLQTFAATGLAARQAWQLAANSFEASFLDAAAKRAHQDRLNEVFETFV; translated from the coding sequence ATGACTTCTCCCCTGCCCACGATCCGGCCCGTGGCCGCCGAGCGCCTGCCCGAGCTGTTGCGCCGCATGCCCAAGGCCGAGCTGCACATCCACATCGAGGGCTCGCTGGAGCCCGAGCTGATCTTCGCGCTGGCGCAGCGCAACGGCGTGGCCCTTCCCTATGCCAGCGTCGAAGACCTGCGCAAGGCCTACGCCTTTACCAACCTGCAGAGCTTCCTCGACATCTACTACGCCGGCGCCAGCGTGCTGCTGAAGGAGCAGGACTTCTACGACATGGCCTGGGCCTACTTCGAGCGCGCCGCCGCCGATAACGTGGCGCATGCCGAAATCTTCTTCGACCCGCAGACCCATACCGCGCGCGGCGTGGCGATGGAAACGGTCATCAACGGCCTGCACCGCGCCTGCGTCGAAGCGGGTCCGAAACTGGGCGTGAGCGCCGCGCTGATCCTGTGCTTCCTGCGCCATCTGAGCGAGGAAGACGCCTTCGCCACGCTGGAGCAGGCGCTGCCGTTTCGGGACCAGTTCATCGGCGTCGGCCTCGATTCGAGCGAACTCGGCCACCCGCCCGAAAAGTTCGCGCGCGTGTTCGCGCGCTGCCGCGAGCTGGGCCTGCACCGGGTCGCGCATGCGGGCGAGGAGGGGCCGCCGGCCTATGTGTGGAGCGCGCTCGACGTGCTCAAGGTCGAGCGCATCGACCACGGCGTGCAGAGCGCCAAGGACCCGGCGCTGATGCAGCGGCTCGCGCAGGACCGCATTCCGCTCACCGTGTGCCCGCTGTCCAACCTCAAGCTCTGCGTGGTCCCCAGTCTCGCGCAGCACAACCTTGGGGCGCTGCTCGACGCCGGCCTGGTGGCCACCGTCAATTCCGACGACCCGGCCTACTTCGGCGGCTACATGAACGAGAACTTCCTGCAGACCTTCGCGGCGACCGGCCTCGCGGCCCGGCAGGCCTGGCAGCTCGCGGCCAACAGCTTCGAGGCCAGCTTTCTCGATGCCGCGGCCAAGCGCGCCCACCAGGATCGGCTCAACGAGGTCTTTGAGACTTTCGTCTAA